Proteins found in one Etheostoma spectabile isolate EspeVRDwgs_2016 chromosome 14, UIUC_Espe_1.0, whole genome shotgun sequence genomic segment:
- the cyp51 gene encoding lanosterol 14-alpha demethylase → MSIHLYELSSKLLGDTVGKMSDNLTSVVLAASVITLTLGYMSKVLLKQSSDSDLKYPPYIPSSIPFLGHAIAFGKSPIEFLENAYEKYGPVFSFTMVGSTFTYLLGSEAATLMFNSKNEDLNAEDVYSRLTTPVFGKGVAYDVPNPIFLEQKKMLKTGLNIAHFRQHVKIIEAETIEYFQRWGDSGERNLFEALSELIILTASSCLHGKEIRSMLNERVAQLYADLDGGFSHAAWLLPGWLPLPSFRKRDRAHTEIKNIFFKVIQKRRQSGEKVDDILQTLIDATYKDGRALNDNEIAGMLIGLLLAGQHTSSTTSAWMGFFLARDRALQDRCYAEQRAACGEDLPSLDFEQLKDLSLLERCLKETLRLRPPIMTMMRMARSPQTAAGYTIPVGHQVCVSPTVNQRLQDTWAERMEFNPDRYLNDNPAAGEKFAYVPFGAGRHRCIGENFAYVQIKTIWSTLLRMYDFDLVDGYFPTINYTTMIHTPHNPVIRYKRRKQ, encoded by the exons ATGTCTATTCACTTGTATGAATTGAGCAGTAAACTGCTCGGGGACACTGTTGGGAAAATGAGCGACAACCTGACCTCCGTGGTGCTGGCAGCTTCTGTCATCACTCTTACTCTGGGGTATATGTCTAAAGTGCTGCTCAAACAGTCCTCTGACAGTGATCTG AAATACCCACCTTACATACCCTCCAGCATCCCCTTCCTGGGTCATGCCATTGCATTTGGGAAAAGCCCCATTGAATTTCTTGAAAATGCTTATGAAAAA TACGGCCCCGTGTTCAGTTTCACCATGGTGGGCAGTACATTCACCTACCTGCTGGGCAGCGAAGCCGCCACGCTGATGTTCAACAGCAAGAATGAGGACCTGAATGCCGAGGACGTCTACTCCAGACTGACCACGCCAGTGTTTGGCAAAGGAGTAGCCTATGACGTGCCGAACCCT ATCTTTTTGGAACAAAAGAAGATGTTAAAGACCGGACTGAACATCGCTCATTTTAGGCAACACGTGAAAATCATCGAGGCAGAGACCATTGAGTATTTTCAGAGATGGGGAGACAGCGGGGAGAGAA ACCTGTTTGAGGCTCTGTCTGAGCTGATCATCCTGACGGCCAGCAGCTGCCTACATGGGAAGGAGATCCGCAGCATGCTGAATGAGCGAGTGGCCCAGCTCTATGCCGACCTGGACGGAGGATTCAGCCATGCTGCCTGGCTCCTGCCCGGCTGGCTGCCCCTGCCCAGCTTCAG GAAAAGGGACAGAGCTCACACAGAGATCAAGAACATCTTCTTCAAAGTGATTCAGAAGCGCAGACAATCTGGAGAGAAAGTGGACGACATCCTGCAGACGCTCATCGATGCCACGTACAA AGATGGACGAGCCCTGAACGATAACGAGATCGCGGGGATGCTGATTGGTCTCCTGCTGGCGGGTCAGCACACGTCCTCCACCACCAGCGCCTGGATGGGTTTCTTCCTGGCCAGAGACAGAGCTCTGCAGGACCGCTGCTACGCCGAGCAGAGGGCTGCATGTGGAGAAGACCTGCCGTCGCTCGACTTTGAACAG CTGAAAGATCTCAGCTTGTTGGAGCGCTGTTTGAAGGAGACCCTGCGTCTCCGCCCGCCCATCATGACCATGATGAGGATGGCTCGCTCTCCTCAG ACTGCAGCAGGATACACCATCCCTGTGGGCCACCAGGTCTGCGTCTCCCCGACTGTCAACCAGCGTCTGCAGGACACGTGGGCCGAGAGGATGGAGTTCAACCCTGACCGCTACCTCAACGACAACCCCGCTGCAGGGGAGAAGTTTGCCTACGTGCCGTTTGGAGCCG GCCGTCATCGCTGCATCGGGGAGAACTTTGCCTACGTCCAGATCAAAACCATCTGGTCCACTTTACTGCGAATGTACGACTTTGACCTGGTGGACGGATATTTCCCCACAATCAACTACACCACAATGATTCACACCCCTCACAACCCCGTCATCAGATACAAGAGGAGaaaacagtga